The following coding sequences lie in one Spirosoma sp. KUDC1026 genomic window:
- a CDS encoding AraC family transcriptional regulator, translated as MNVLSIDEHLPVYTSDQDERYGSKLFRMARAEGTIEYQSDILVPHRKAYYLLVFVKRGNSRHWVDMRPYEVKDNTVYFTVPSQIQVKEEAKPMWGTSLAFTNEFLALQENTALINLPLILNPQNGHELLLTEADVAFVEDILDKLYAEYRLPGQWQQRMLAAYLTVLLTHLSRLYTEQYRNNEASPDKLLLKRYQAKIDEYFRAQHEVSEYASMLNISAGHLSEVVKAQSGKPAIAHIHDRLVLEARRLLFHSQDSLKEIAFDLGFSEASYFNRFFKRETGLTPAEYRLSIREMYQ; from the coding sequence ATGAATGTACTCAGCATCGACGAGCACTTACCCGTTTACACCTCCGACCAGGACGAACGGTACGGCAGCAAACTATTCAGAATGGCGCGGGCCGAAGGAACGATCGAATACCAGTCAGATATTCTCGTACCTCACCGGAAAGCGTATTATCTACTGGTATTTGTTAAACGCGGCAACAGTCGCCACTGGGTAGACATGAGGCCCTATGAAGTAAAGGACAATACAGTCTACTTCACCGTGCCCAGTCAGATCCAAGTGAAAGAAGAAGCGAAGCCGATGTGGGGCACCAGCCTTGCGTTTACGAATGAATTTCTGGCGTTACAGGAGAATACAGCCTTGATCAATCTGCCGCTGATTCTGAATCCGCAGAACGGTCACGAACTGCTACTGACCGAAGCGGATGTCGCCTTTGTAGAAGATATACTGGATAAGCTATACGCCGAATACCGGCTCCCGGGCCAGTGGCAGCAGCGGATGCTGGCGGCTTACCTGACGGTGTTGCTTACGCACCTGAGCCGGTTGTATACCGAACAATACCGGAATAACGAAGCATCTCCCGATAAACTATTGCTGAAAAGGTACCAGGCCAAAATCGATGAATACTTCCGCGCGCAGCACGAAGTGAGCGAGTACGCATCCATGCTGAATATATCCGCCGGGCATTTGAGTGAAGTGGTCAAAGCCCAGAGCGGCAAACCCGCCATTGCCCACATTCACGACCGCCTGGTACTGGAAGCCCGACGTCTGCTGTTTCATAGCCAGGATTCGCTCAAGGAAATCGCCTTTGATCTTGGTTTTTCGGAGGCTTCTTACTTCAACCGCTTCTTTAAGCGGGAAACCGGGCTGACGCCGGCGGAGTATCGACTTAGTATCCGTGAAATGTACCAGTAA
- a CDS encoding TonB-dependent receptor encodes MLNSTLLWLGLAVLPADTIPDKDTVRSRELAEVVVSASRIPESILRSPVSIDVLDARRIRLSAQPSYFDAIENLKGIQVLTSSLGFKVYNTRGFANTTNVRFVQLVDGRDNQAPHIGAPIASALAPSDLDIQRVEVVPGVASALYGMNALNGLVNIITRNPFDSPGLSIGQKTGVNHVNDQAVSAKLYSETSLRYAQRIGQRFAFKVNLVYQRGYDWVAANAMDLNPNGNASLNLFGANNPALDPVNSYGNEAANRRTLTLGGRRYSIARTGYYEAEATDYQLLNLRGDLSLHYRFTPTTELAYTYQVATLNNVYQRTNRFRLENYVLEQHSLTFTSPSVQVRAYRSRENTGNSYNIRSMAENIDKSFKSDNQWFSDFTSQFNASSRADVPVTAALQAARAFADRSRPVPGSDAFNTLIDNLRSINNWDTGAALQVKSWLYHAEGQWEPTKVILKNFRQRTGIDLLAGFDFRRYVVFPDGNYFINPTEPGRNLVYGKEGGFVQASRSFLADRLKVTGSLRLDKNTYFDPRLNPRLAVVYSPTQLHNVRLSYQNGYRFPSLFEAFSNVNSGGVKRVGGLPIMSQGIFERAYLRTSIDAFQAAINTDVNTNGLTTNQAIQKNRGLLRASPYTYIKPEQVNSFEIGYKGLLFKQRLYVDVDFYYSTYRNFMAQVNANIPRGSNPDSLAYYFASSTTQDRYRLWTNSRTRVYNYGGSAALRYSLTTNWSLGGNASFARLDRAENGDGLESAFNTPKWITNLTLTNGNVWNDIGFSVNYKYQSAFLWQSELATGTVPAINTVDAQLSYQLRKAGVLIKVGGTNLLNRSYYTFIGGPAVGGFYYTNLVWELAK; translated from the coding sequence ATGCTCAATTCTACCCTGCTGTGGTTAGGTTTAGCCGTTCTTCCTGCCGACACCATTCCCGACAAGGACACGGTACGTTCCCGGGAACTGGCTGAGGTGGTTGTGTCGGCGTCGCGGATTCCCGAATCGATTCTACGCTCTCCCGTGAGTATCGACGTGCTGGATGCCCGGCGCATCCGACTATCGGCTCAACCCTCTTATTTTGATGCCATCGAAAACCTCAAAGGTATTCAGGTGCTCACGTCCAGCCTGGGGTTTAAAGTGTACAACACGCGGGGCTTTGCCAACACGACCAACGTACGGTTTGTGCAGTTGGTCGACGGCCGGGACAACCAGGCTCCTCATATTGGCGCGCCCATTGCCAGTGCGCTTGCCCCCTCCGATCTGGATATTCAGCGCGTAGAAGTCGTGCCGGGGGTAGCTTCAGCCCTGTACGGTATGAATGCCCTGAACGGTCTGGTCAACATCATTACGCGAAACCCTTTCGATTCGCCGGGGCTGAGCATTGGTCAGAAAACGGGCGTGAACCACGTGAACGATCAGGCGGTTTCGGCCAAGCTTTATTCAGAGACGAGTTTACGGTATGCGCAGCGCATTGGCCAGCGCTTTGCTTTTAAGGTTAACCTGGTGTATCAGCGCGGCTACGACTGGGTAGCCGCCAATGCGATGGACCTTAACCCGAACGGCAACGCGTCGCTGAATTTGTTTGGTGCTAACAACCCAGCCCTCGATCCGGTCAACAGCTACGGCAACGAAGCGGCCAACCGGCGTACGCTGACACTGGGCGGACGGCGCTACAGCATCGCCCGCACCGGCTACTATGAAGCCGAGGCCACCGATTACCAGCTGCTCAACCTACGGGGTGATCTGTCGCTGCATTACCGCTTTACCCCAACAACCGAGCTGGCCTATACGTACCAGGTAGCCACGCTGAATAACGTGTATCAACGTACCAACCGCTTCCGGCTGGAGAACTACGTGCTGGAGCAGCATAGCCTGACGTTTACCTCGCCTTCGGTCCAGGTTCGGGCGTATCGTTCGCGGGAAAACACGGGTAATTCCTATAACATCCGGTCGATGGCAGAGAACATCGATAAATCGTTCAAGTCAGACAATCAGTGGTTCTCGGACTTTACCAGCCAGTTCAATGCCAGTAGCAGGGCTGACGTACCGGTGACGGCTGCGCTGCAGGCTGCGCGGGCCTTTGCCGATCGGAGCCGTCCCGTTCCCGGAAGCGATGCGTTCAATACGTTGATCGACAACCTACGGTCAATCAATAACTGGGATACTGGCGCGGCTTTGCAGGTAAAATCCTGGCTGTATCATGCCGAAGGGCAGTGGGAACCCACCAAAGTAATCCTGAAGAATTTCCGGCAGCGAACGGGTATCGATCTGCTCGCTGGTTTTGATTTCCGGCGCTACGTGGTCTTCCCCGATGGGAATTATTTCATCAACCCCACCGAGCCGGGACGGAATCTGGTGTACGGTAAAGAAGGCGGTTTTGTACAGGCCAGCCGGAGCTTTCTGGCCGATCGGCTGAAAGTGACGGGATCGCTGCGGCTTGACAAAAACACGTATTTTGATCCCCGTCTGAATCCCCGCCTGGCTGTGGTGTATTCACCAACCCAACTCCACAACGTCCGGTTATCGTACCAGAACGGCTACCGGTTTCCTTCCCTGTTCGAAGCCTTTTCGAACGTAAATTCTGGCGGGGTGAAACGGGTGGGCGGCCTGCCCATCATGTCGCAGGGAATCTTTGAACGGGCCTATCTGCGTACGTCCATTGATGCGTTTCAGGCCGCTATTAATACCGACGTAAACACCAACGGGCTGACGACGAACCAGGCCATTCAGAAAAACAGGGGCTTACTGCGCGCCAGTCCATACACCTATATCAAACCCGAGCAGGTAAACAGTTTTGAGATTGGCTACAAAGGGCTATTGTTCAAGCAGCGGCTGTACGTTGACGTCGATTTCTATTATTCAACCTACCGCAATTTTATGGCGCAGGTCAACGCCAATATCCCCCGTGGTAGCAATCCCGACTCGCTGGCGTATTACTTTGCCAGCTCAACCACGCAGGATCGCTACCGGCTCTGGACCAACTCCCGGACGCGGGTGTATAACTACGGGGGCAGTGCTGCGCTACGGTATAGCCTGACCACCAACTGGTCGCTGGGGGGCAATGCCTCGTTCGCCCGACTCGACCGCGCCGAAAACGGCGACGGGCTGGAAAGTGCCTTCAACACGCCGAAGTGGATTACCAACCTGACGCTCACGAACGGCAATGTCTGGAACGACATCGGCTTCTCGGTCAACTACAAATACCAGAGTGCTTTCCTGTGGCAATCGGAACTGGCAACGGGAACAGTACCCGCCATCAATACCGTCGACGCTCAGCTTAGTTATCAACTCCGGAAAGCCGGTGTACTGATTAAAGTAGGTGGTACGAACCTACTGAACCGCTCTTACTATACCTTCATCGGCGGACCAGCCGTGGGTGGCTTCTACTACACTAACCTGGTCTGGGAACTGGCTAAGTAA
- a CDS encoding SDR family oxidoreductase — protein MKTALITGANKSIGFEAARQLLQKGYYVYLGSRDAEKGQQAVDQLKSEGLTNVEPIVIDVDNVDSIKAARQTLGQKTGTLDVLINNAGISGGMSQPALSTDIGIIKQVFETNVFGVIETTQAFIDLLQQSPEPRIVNVTSGLGSLTLHTDPTWKYYHVKGAAYGPSKAALNAYTIMLAYELRDTAFKVNAVDPGYTATDFNHHSGPGTVEDAAARVVKAAVLGPDGPTSQFFSDDNSPETGISPW, from the coding sequence ATGAAAACAGCACTGATAACAGGAGCAAACAAAAGCATTGGCTTCGAAGCCGCCCGGCAATTACTACAAAAAGGCTATTACGTGTATCTGGGTAGTCGCGATGCGGAAAAAGGCCAGCAGGCCGTTGACCAGCTAAAATCGGAAGGACTGACTAACGTCGAACCGATTGTCATTGATGTCGATAACGTCGACTCGATCAAAGCCGCCCGCCAGACGCTGGGTCAGAAAACAGGTACCCTTGACGTCCTCATCAACAATGCCGGGATTAGCGGTGGTATGTCGCAACCAGCGCTCAGTACGGACATCGGTATAATCAAGCAGGTGTTCGAAACAAACGTTTTCGGGGTGATTGAAACAACCCAGGCGTTTATCGACCTGCTGCAACAATCACCCGAACCGAGGATCGTGAACGTAACGTCGGGGCTGGGCTCACTAACGCTACATACCGATCCGACCTGGAAATACTACCACGTTAAAGGAGCGGCTTATGGCCCTTCCAAAGCGGCTCTGAATGCCTACACCATTATGCTGGCGTATGAGTTGCGCGATACGGCGTTCAAGGTAAACGCCGTTGACCCAGGCTATACGGCTACTGATTTCAACCACCACTCCGGTCCCGGCACCGTCGAAGATGCCGCTGCCCGCGTGGTCAAAGCCGCTGTTTTAGGGCCGGATGGGCCAACCAGTCAGTTCTTCAGCGACGATAATTCACCAGAAACGGGCATCAGCCCCTGGTAG
- a CDS encoding outer membrane beta-barrel protein, with amino-acid sequence MRRFALLLTVFVCSLRIVYGQGRVSVAATVAPTYVNTTYFNRYFYPESDGQLVEPIQINGVRGTAGFSAGATVHYNWVPAWSVSSGIWYDQHTTRQERMAVAGEGMNNIRQRAIRVPLLLNFRSSDKRLSPYFSFGWLFDFPFTARVLVDRPDQGTQRLRLLTNKGPVFHVLAGAGIHYRLTPRYSLLLQPTASYNLGSFGGYASHNDAYAFSLQTQLVYSF; translated from the coding sequence ATGCGCCGATTTGCCTTACTGCTAACCGTTTTCGTTTGTTCGTTACGCATTGTTTACGGACAGGGCAGGGTTTCAGTAGCAGCCACGGTCGCCCCAACCTACGTCAATACCACCTATTTCAACCGCTATTTTTACCCGGAAAGCGACGGGCAACTGGTAGAGCCTATCCAGATCAATGGCGTTCGGGGAACGGCGGGGTTCTCGGCGGGGGCAACGGTTCATTACAACTGGGTACCGGCCTGGTCGGTGAGCAGTGGCATCTGGTACGATCAGCACACGACCCGGCAGGAACGCATGGCCGTGGCCGGCGAGGGCATGAACAATATCCGGCAGCGCGCCATCCGAGTCCCGCTGCTGCTCAATTTCCGCTCGTCCGACAAGCGGCTGTCGCCCTACTTCTCGTTCGGCTGGCTGTTCGACTTTCCCTTCACGGCCCGCGTGCTGGTCGACCGTCCCGATCAGGGCACCCAACGGCTGCGGCTTCTGACCAACAAAGGCCCCGTTTTTCACGTACTGGCGGGGGCAGGAATTCACTACCGACTTACCCCCCGCTACAGCCTCCTTTTGCAACCTACGGCCAGCTATAACCTGGGCAGTTTTGGTGGCTATGCGTCGCATAACGACGCTTATGCGTTCAGCCTGCAAACGCAGCTGGTTTATTCATTTTAG
- a CDS encoding sugar phosphate isomerase/epimerase family protein — translation MQHSSTSHCGTSATSRRDWLKKSAVIGSAVLSGQPLLADPAPVSAPVTRRIPISVSTYSYWHFQEKKYPIESVIEDAARIGFDGVEILHRQMTDESIGYQNKLKRLAFDNGLSLPLLSIHQSFVDPDPAKRRKDIEHTERCINIATQMGIPCVRMNTGSWRTVKRDAEYYKTGVEPPLAGYTDEDAIKWCIEGMQECLKIAEKAGVVLAIENHWGLSSNIDHLLKIYKPLASSPAMGMNVDTGNFVGEPYSQLERIAPYATIVQAKTYYGGGHYYDKDLDYTRIAQILQKANFNGYVSLEMEGKEDPKTAVPKSLAVLRKAFTFNNA, via the coding sequence ATGCAACATTCTTCCACGTCACATTGCGGCACGTCGGCCACCTCTCGTCGGGACTGGCTCAAAAAGTCAGCCGTCATTGGGTCGGCTGTACTGAGCGGACAGCCCCTCCTCGCCGACCCCGCGCCGGTCTCCGCTCCTGTTACCCGGCGCATTCCCATCAGCGTGTCGACCTATTCGTACTGGCATTTCCAGGAGAAGAAATATCCGATCGAAAGCGTCATCGAAGACGCAGCCCGGATCGGTTTCGACGGGGTCGAGATTCTGCACCGGCAGATGACCGACGAATCCATTGGGTACCAGAATAAGCTGAAACGACTGGCGTTCGACAATGGCCTGTCGCTGCCTCTGCTGTCAATTCACCAGAGTTTTGTGGACCCTGACCCAGCCAAGCGCAGGAAGGACATTGAGCATACCGAGCGCTGCATCAACATCGCGACGCAGATGGGCATTCCCTGCGTCCGGATGAATACGGGGAGCTGGCGTACCGTCAAACGCGACGCGGAGTATTACAAAACGGGTGTGGAGCCACCCCTGGCAGGCTACACGGACGAGGATGCTATCAAGTGGTGCATCGAGGGCATGCAGGAGTGCCTGAAAATTGCCGAGAAAGCCGGGGTTGTCCTGGCCATCGAGAACCACTGGGGCTTATCGTCGAACATCGACCATCTGTTGAAAATCTACAAGCCGCTGGCGTCGTCGCCCGCCATGGGTATGAACGTCGATACGGGTAATTTCGTCGGCGAGCCGTATTCGCAGCTGGAACGTATTGCTCCCTACGCAACCATCGTACAAGCCAAAACGTATTACGGCGGAGGGCATTATTACGACAAAGACCTCGACTATACCCGCATTGCGCAGATTCTGCAGAAGGCTAATTTCAACGGTTACGTATCGCTGGAAATGGAAGGCAAAGAAGACCCTAAAACCGCCGTTCCCAAGAGTCTGGCCGTACTGAGAAAGGCGTTTACATTCAATAATGCCTAG
- a CDS encoding SusC/RagA family TonB-linked outer membrane protein produces the protein MSKTVYSIFASHHLKRLSLVALSLGSQYPLATLALVRLPDKPSVVQLAIVPVRGKVVDATGLAIPGATVVVKGSSSLGTSTDAEGAFILNVPDGTTTLVVSSIGYTSQEVPIGNQTQLTVTLQSDVKALNEVVVTGYTSQSRRDITGAVATVEPKELTKVVAPNVGQQLQGRVAGVTVTSNNSPGGEATVRIRGFGTINNNDPLYIIDGVPTKGGLNSINPNNIESLQVLKDASAASIYGSRAGNGVIIITTKKGKIGAPQFTFNSRVGLQTGQVNLDLIKDPQEFGNLLWIQRRNAGILTNGNPSHPQYGNGPTAVVPDYILAGSSYGLFEGDARTNPSLYNYNRTGFYQIVRANKEGTDWHQEILRPAAIQDYNIGANGGTENGRYAIALNYFKQDGVLLYTSFDRYSIRSNTEFLFKKHIRLGENLEVSYTQNKGYYNNNGTASTANNQDGNPIGNGYRIPSIIPVYDIMGNFAATRAAGLGPATNPVAQLWRSRNNQTNTFRAFGNAYAEVDFLKNFVARSSIGLDVTSANRVGYVLLDLEEAEIEAANSLTNANAYDINWTWSNTLTYNKTFGNAHKLSVLAGSEAIRGIGRDFSATRTTFFSEDPQYMFLNSGTAGINNSGAGYEWALFSLFGKVNYSLKDRYLLEATVRRDGSSRFGQNNRYGTFPAFSAGWRLSEESFMAGLSWISDLKLRAGWGQTGNQEIGNYNGFSTYRSSLSQSSYPIDGSNSSVQSGFDTEAFGNPDAKWETTTQTNIGLDATFLKGKLGINLDLYDRTTSNMLYQVSLPATQGVATLPFVNVGEMNNKGIDLALNYNDKAMNGNLTYGVGLNFSTYRNRVGRLNNSASAVLLGPAIRSYTWTRSVAGMPLYSFYGLQIDGIYQNQGEVDAGPKYPGYAAVGKYKYHDTDGDGTITDNDRKFLGNPHPDFTYGLNLSLGYRNFDLSAFFQGVQGNQLLNMVKRWVDFNNQAGNRSRRMLYDSWTPDNPDAVLPILDANDSRSQQPSSYFIEDGSYFRMKNLTIGYTLPPAVASKIKFETARVYVQAQNLFTITKYSGIDPEVTSVGATPGSTVLGIDQGNYPFSKIYQIGLSFGF, from the coding sequence ATGAGCAAAACCGTTTACTCAATCTTTGCCTCCCATCACCTCAAGCGCCTGAGTCTGGTAGCGTTGTCGCTGGGCAGTCAGTATCCGCTGGCTACGCTGGCCCTTGTTCGATTGCCAGATAAGCCGTCGGTTGTGCAATTGGCCATTGTTCCCGTACGCGGGAAAGTGGTGGACGCAACCGGACTGGCCATTCCGGGCGCTACGGTTGTCGTAAAAGGCAGCTCTAGCCTGGGTACATCAACGGACGCCGAGGGAGCGTTTATCCTGAACGTACCCGATGGGACGACAACGCTGGTTGTGTCGTCGATTGGCTATACGTCGCAGGAAGTGCCGATTGGTAACCAGACCCAACTCACCGTTACGCTGCAATCTGACGTGAAGGCGCTCAACGAAGTCGTGGTCACGGGCTACACCTCGCAGTCGCGCCGGGATATTACCGGGGCCGTGGCCACCGTGGAGCCGAAAGAACTAACGAAGGTGGTTGCGCCCAACGTTGGGCAGCAGTTGCAGGGACGCGTTGCCGGGGTTACCGTTACGTCGAACAACTCGCCGGGCGGGGAAGCTACCGTCCGGATTCGGGGCTTCGGAACGATCAACAACAACGACCCACTGTACATCATTGACGGCGTACCTACAAAAGGCGGTCTCAATAGTATCAACCCGAACAATATTGAGTCGCTGCAGGTCCTGAAAGATGCGTCGGCCGCGTCGATTTACGGCTCCCGGGCGGGTAACGGGGTGATCATCATCACTACCAAAAAAGGTAAGATCGGCGCTCCGCAGTTCACCTTCAACTCGCGGGTCGGCCTCCAGACCGGACAGGTTAATCTGGATCTGATCAAAGATCCGCAGGAGTTTGGGAACCTGCTCTGGATTCAGCGCCGGAACGCCGGCATTCTGACCAACGGCAATCCATCACACCCACAGTACGGCAATGGGCCTACCGCCGTAGTTCCCGACTATATTCTTGCCGGGTCGAGCTACGGCCTGTTCGAAGGCGACGCCCGTACCAACCCCAGCCTGTATAATTACAACCGCACCGGTTTTTACCAGATCGTTCGGGCCAATAAGGAAGGCACCGACTGGCACCAGGAAATCCTGCGCCCGGCCGCCATTCAGGACTATAACATCGGAGCAAACGGAGGGACCGAGAACGGTCGTTATGCCATTGCGCTGAACTATTTCAAGCAGGATGGCGTGCTGCTCTACACCTCTTTCGATCGATACTCAATCCGTTCCAACACCGAGTTTCTGTTCAAAAAACACATCCGGCTGGGCGAAAACCTGGAGGTGAGTTACACGCAGAACAAAGGGTATTATAACAACAACGGTACGGCCAGTACAGCGAATAACCAGGATGGCAACCCCATCGGCAACGGCTACCGGATTCCGTCTATCATTCCGGTGTACGACATCATGGGGAATTTCGCGGCTACCCGGGCGGCTGGCCTGGGCCCCGCAACGAACCCGGTGGCTCAGCTATGGCGGTCGCGGAATAACCAGACCAATACGTTTCGGGCCTTCGGTAATGCCTACGCGGAGGTTGATTTCCTGAAGAACTTCGTGGCCCGGTCGAGTATTGGCCTCGACGTAACCAGCGCCAACCGGGTGGGTTACGTGCTGCTCGACCTGGAAGAGGCTGAAATTGAAGCGGCCAACTCCCTGACGAACGCCAACGCCTACGATATCAACTGGACCTGGTCGAATACGCTGACTTACAATAAAACCTTTGGCAATGCACACAAACTGAGCGTACTGGCCGGTTCGGAAGCAATCCGGGGAATAGGCCGCGACTTCTCCGCCACCCGAACGACCTTCTTCTCGGAAGATCCGCAGTATATGTTCCTGAACTCCGGCACGGCGGGTATTAATAACTCGGGAGCTGGCTACGAGTGGGCGCTCTTTTCGCTCTTCGGCAAAGTCAACTATTCGCTGAAAGACCGCTACCTGCTGGAAGCAACGGTACGGCGCGATGGATCGTCGCGCTTTGGGCAGAATAATCGCTACGGTACATTCCCAGCCTTCAGTGCGGGCTGGCGTTTGTCGGAAGAGTCATTCATGGCCGGTCTATCCTGGATCAGCGACCTGAAACTGCGGGCAGGATGGGGTCAGACGGGCAATCAGGAAATCGGCAACTACAATGGCTTCAGTACGTACCGGTCCAGCCTAAGCCAGTCGTCCTACCCAATCGACGGGTCGAACAGCTCAGTACAGTCGGGCTTTGACACCGAAGCGTTTGGTAATCCCGACGCGAAATGGGAAACCACGACCCAGACCAACATCGGTCTGGACGCTACGTTCCTGAAAGGCAAGCTGGGTATTAACCTCGATCTGTATGACCGGACCACGTCAAACATGCTCTACCAGGTTAGCCTGCCAGCGACCCAGGGCGTTGCGACGCTGCCCTTCGTGAACGTAGGCGAGATGAACAATAAAGGCATCGACCTGGCCCTGAACTACAACGACAAGGCGATGAACGGCAACCTGACATATGGTGTTGGCCTGAACTTCTCGACGTACCGCAACCGGGTTGGCCGGCTGAACAACAGTGCCTCGGCGGTGCTGCTGGGACCCGCCATCCGCAGCTACACCTGGACCCGGTCGGTAGCCGGTATGCCCCTGTACTCGTTCTACGGCCTGCAGATCGATGGTATCTACCAGAACCAGGGCGAAGTGGACGCGGGGCCGAAATACCCCGGCTACGCGGCTGTGGGTAAATACAAATACCACGATACCGACGGCGACGGAACCATTACGGATAATGACCGGAAATTTCTGGGTAACCCCCACCCTGACTTCACCTACGGCCTCAACCTGAGCCTGGGCTACCGCAACTTCGACCTGTCGGCGTTCTTTCAGGGCGTGCAGGGTAACCAGTTGCTGAACATGGTGAAGCGCTGGGTTGACTTCAACAACCAGGCAGGTAACCGCAGCCGCCGGATGCTGTACGATTCCTGGACGCCCGACAATCCGGATGCCGTACTGCCGATTCTGGATGCCAATGACAGCCGCAGCCAGCAACCATCCAGCTATTTCATTGAGGACGGTTCGTATTTCCGAATGAAGAACCTGACGATCGGCTATACCCTGCCCCCAGCCGTGGCGTCAAAGATTAAGTTCGAGACGGCTCGTGTGTACGTGCAGGCCCAGAACCTATTCACCATCACCAAATACAGCGGTATTGATCCGGAAGTGACGTCGGTGGGCGCTACACCCGGCAGTACGGTACTCGGCATCGACCAGGGTAACTATCCCTTCTCGAAAATCTACCAGATCGGTCTCAGTTTCGGTTTCTAA
- a CDS encoding RagB/SusD family nutrient uptake outer membrane protein — protein MNTKFLAITTAACLSLLSSCSKEFLEKTPLGVANEQLLASKAGVNGVLIGAYSLLDGVGSGPTNTSSGSNWIFGSVSSDDAYKGSDVGDQAQITTLERYSFQADLGLYNDKWVALYDGISRSNDVLKLVPRATDMTEAEKAQTMGEARFLRAWYYFEAKKIWNMVPYVDETTTDYVNVPNNQDIWPKIEADFQYAITNLSVTKANPGRASKWTAKAYLAKAHMYQQDYAAAKPLLEDVINNGPFNLTTNYHDNFKIATENNVESVFEVQMSVGDGGSGQNGNWGDNWNFPYGSAPGGCCGFYQPTQNLVNAFKTDANGLPLLDTFNNTDVKNDEGLASTAAFTPYDGTLDPRLDWTVGRRGIPFLNWGVHPGRNWIRDQSFGGPYTFKKFFAYSNENAGAESPRANANNYRALRFSDVLLMRAEVAVEENDLPTALRIVNRVRTRAANVVVTDDAGKPAANYLVKPYPAFASQDYARKAVRFERRVELAMEGHRFFDLVRWGAASDVLNAYLAKESTRRTHLAGATFTKGRNEYFPIPQAQIDIMGASVLKQN, from the coding sequence ATGAACACAAAATTTTTAGCCATAACAACGGCGGCCTGCCTGAGTCTGCTCAGTTCATGCAGCAAAGAGTTTCTGGAAAAAACACCCCTGGGCGTGGCCAACGAGCAGCTGCTGGCCAGTAAAGCCGGGGTAAACGGCGTCCTGATTGGCGCCTACAGCCTGCTGGACGGTGTTGGTTCCGGGCCAACCAACACCTCGTCGGGCAGTAACTGGATCTTTGGCTCGGTCTCGTCGGATGATGCCTATAAGGGCAGTGACGTAGGCGATCAGGCGCAGATTACCACGCTGGAGCGCTATTCGTTCCAGGCCGATCTGGGCCTCTACAACGACAAATGGGTAGCCCTGTACGACGGCATTTCGCGGAGCAACGACGTGCTCAAACTGGTTCCGCGGGCCACCGACATGACTGAAGCTGAAAAAGCACAGACTATGGGCGAAGCCCGTTTTCTGCGGGCCTGGTATTATTTCGAAGCGAAGAAAATCTGGAATATGGTACCTTACGTCGACGAGACCACGACCGACTACGTGAACGTTCCCAACAACCAGGACATCTGGCCGAAGATCGAAGCCGATTTTCAGTACGCCATCACTAACCTGTCGGTCACCAAAGCCAACCCCGGCCGGGCCAGCAAATGGACGGCAAAAGCCTACCTGGCGAAAGCGCATATGTACCAGCAGGATTACGCAGCGGCTAAACCCCTGCTGGAAGACGTAATCAACAACGGCCCATTCAACCTCACGACGAATTACCACGACAACTTCAAAATTGCGACGGAGAACAACGTGGAGTCTGTCTTTGAAGTGCAGATGTCGGTGGGTGACGGCGGCAGCGGCCAGAACGGCAACTGGGGCGACAACTGGAATTTCCCGTACGGATCGGCACCGGGCGGCTGCTGCGGGTTCTACCAGCCCACCCAGAACCTGGTAAATGCCTTTAAAACCGACGCCAACGGGTTGCCCCTGCTCGATACGTTCAACAATACCGACGTGAAGAACGACGAAGGCCTGGCCTCCACGGCGGCCTTTACGCCCTACGACGGTACGCTTGACCCACGCCTGGACTGGACGGTTGGCCGCCGGGGCATTCCGTTCCTGAACTGGGGCGTTCATCCCGGCCGGAACTGGATCCGCGATCAGAGCTTCGGAGGGCCCTATACGTTCAAGAAGTTTTTTGCCTACAGCAACGAGAACGCGGGTGCCGAATCGCCCCGCGCGAATGCCAACAACTACCGGGCGCTTCGCTTTTCGGACGTGCTCCTGATGCGGGCCGAAGTCGCCGTTGAAGAAAACGACCTGCCGACGGCACTACGTATCGTGAACCGGGTGCGCACCCGCGCGGCCAACGTCGTGGTGACAGACGACGCGGGTAAACCAGCCGCCAACTACCTGGTTAAACCGTACCCTGCCTTCGCCAGTCAGGACTATGCCCGTAAGGCCGTTCGCTTCGAACGCCGGGTGGAGCTGGCCATGGAAGGGCACCGCTTCTTCGATCTGGTGCGCTGGGGCGCGGCCAGCGACGTGCTCAACGCATACCTGGCAAAAGAAAGTACCAGACGGACTCACCTGGCCGGTGCTACGTTCACCAAAGGCCGTAACGAGTATTTCCCAATTCCACAGGCCCAGATCGACATCATGGGCGCCAGCGTCCTGAAGCAAAACTAA